A portion of the Gemmatimonas sp. UBA7669 genome contains these proteins:
- a CDS encoding GDCCVxC domain-containing (seleno)protein, which translates to MPPTILESTMWCPICRHHDVLQMPTDACVFFHPCAGCQTLLRPKAGDCCVFCSYGSVRCPPVQQGAGCCVPAGTDGRPPAVAPSRN; encoded by the coding sequence ATGCCACCGACCATTCTGGAGTCAACGATGTGGTGCCCGATCTGCCGACACCACGACGTCCTGCAGATGCCAACGGACGCCTGTGTTTTCTTCCACCCGTGCGCCGGATGCCAGACGCTGCTCCGCCCAAAGGCGGGCGACTGTTGCGTGTTCTGCTCGTACGGGTCGGTACGCTGTCCGCCGGTTCAGCAGGGTGCCGGGTGTTGTGTGCCGGCCGGGACCGACGGCCGCCCGCCCGCTGTGGCGCCATCGCGCAATTAA
- a CDS encoding restriction endonuclease, producing MTTASMDEAEDFAYHYPPELLALLIEVIPRLSRAKRDVLLFFRGAGTPERLFADLADQLATAPDGVRKADLARTVLTRVNDGGDPLLRVRSEIVKRVCECTDFSRCWPDDQLIAHGLVARVQHVVNVKDTFTRINLERQREQQLRREGIERTAAEQADALRQRAMVQQAFFALFGEPDAHRRGKALEGVLNALFALDGLLVREAFTLRGKPGDGIIEQIDGVVQLDSHLYLVEMKWLNAPLGAGDVAQHLVRLYHRGDMRGLFLSYTPFTPAALDACRDALHQRVVSLVLLEEFVGVLNRGDNLAAMLRAKVTAAMIEKRPFLPV from the coding sequence ATGACCACAGCATCGATGGATGAGGCGGAGGATTTCGCGTACCACTACCCACCAGAACTGTTGGCGCTGCTGATCGAGGTGATCCCGCGCCTCAGCCGCGCCAAGCGCGACGTGCTCCTGTTCTTCCGCGGTGCCGGGACGCCCGAACGGCTCTTTGCCGATCTCGCTGACCAACTCGCCACCGCGCCGGACGGCGTCCGCAAGGCGGATCTCGCGCGGACCGTGTTGACGCGGGTCAATGACGGCGGGGATCCTCTGCTCCGCGTCCGCAGCGAAATCGTCAAGCGCGTGTGCGAGTGCACCGACTTCAGCCGATGCTGGCCGGACGACCAACTCATCGCGCACGGGCTCGTGGCTCGGGTCCAGCACGTGGTGAACGTCAAGGACACCTTCACGCGCATCAACCTCGAGCGGCAGCGCGAACAGCAACTGCGGCGCGAGGGCATTGAGCGGACCGCCGCCGAGCAGGCCGACGCCCTGCGACAGCGCGCGATGGTCCAGCAGGCGTTCTTCGCGCTCTTCGGCGAGCCGGATGCGCACCGGCGGGGCAAAGCACTCGAAGGCGTGCTGAACGCGCTGTTCGCGCTCGATGGCCTGCTGGTGCGCGAGGCCTTCACCCTGCGCGGCAAGCCCGGCGATGGCATCATCGAGCAGATCGATGGCGTCGTCCAGCTCGACAGCCATCTCTACCTCGTGGAGATGAAGTGGTTGAACGCGCCCCTCGGGGCCGGTGACGTGGCCCAGCATCTGGTCCGCCTCTACCATCGCGGGGATATGCGCGGGCTGTTCCTGAGCTATACCCCGTTCACCCCGGCCGCCCTCGACGCGTGCCGGGATGCCCTGCACCAGCGCGTCGTGTCACTCGTGCTCCTCGAAGAGTTCGTCGGCGTGCTGAACCGCGGCGACAACCTCGCGGCCATGCTCCGCGCGAAGGTCACGGCCGCCATGATCGAGAAGCGCCCCTTCCTCCCGGTGTAG
- a CDS encoding response regulator transcription factor, whose amino-acid sequence MRILVIEDDHLVADLMRQVLVDDGYTVDVAAAAEEGRQLVAAQPYDAIVLDLELPDRHGIQLLQDFRREGSTIPIVVATAHDSNADVVRALDAGADDYLPKPFANEVLAARVRAAVRRGGARSMEKVQVGDLTLHRVNHEVQCHGQLLNLTARQYALLEYLAMRAGETVRRSALLEHVWHLKFDPGSNVVDVHVAQLRKRLRDANSTVDIRTVRGEGYALDVT is encoded by the coding sequence ATGCGGATACTCGTCATCGAAGATGACCACCTCGTCGCGGATCTGATGCGGCAGGTGCTGGTGGACGACGGCTACACGGTGGACGTGGCGGCAGCGGCCGAAGAAGGTCGGCAGTTGGTGGCGGCGCAGCCCTACGACGCCATCGTGCTGGACCTCGAGCTGCCCGATCGCCACGGCATTCAGTTGTTGCAGGACTTCCGTCGGGAAGGCAGTACGATTCCCATCGTGGTGGCCACAGCGCACGACAGCAACGCGGATGTGGTCCGCGCTCTCGATGCAGGCGCCGATGACTACCTGCCCAAGCCATTTGCGAACGAAGTCCTCGCCGCGCGCGTGCGTGCCGCGGTGCGACGTGGCGGCGCGCGCAGCATGGAGAAGGTGCAGGTCGGTGATCTGACTCTGCACCGCGTGAATCACGAAGTGCAGTGTCACGGTCAGCTGCTCAATCTCACGGCGCGGCAGTACGCGCTGCTCGAGTACCTGGCCATGCGCGCCGGCGAAACCGTGCGACGCTCGGCGCTGCTCGAGCACGTCTGGCACCTCAAGTTCGACCCCGGCTCGAACGTGGTCGACGTGCACGTGGCGCAGTTGCGCAAGCGGCTGCGCGATGCCAACAGCACGGTGGACATTCGCACCGTGCGCGGCGAAGGCTACGCGCTCGACGTGACCTGA
- a CDS encoding RidA family protein produces MVLPDLPPPAGAYSPGVRTANGLLFVSGQTPRNPATGQIEGSTVEEQTRVTLANLERILLAGGATLRDVVSVTVYLADEKDWGTFDAVYRTVFTAPFPTRAVVGASLRGILVEIAAIAVLPQAVPQAAG; encoded by the coding sequence GTGGTGCTGCCGGACCTGCCGCCGCCTGCGGGAGCCTACTCGCCGGGCGTCCGCACCGCAAATGGGCTGTTGTTCGTGTCGGGACAAACCCCTCGCAATCCCGCCACCGGGCAGATCGAGGGCAGCACGGTGGAAGAACAGACACGCGTGACGCTCGCCAACCTGGAGCGCATTCTTCTGGCTGGTGGCGCCACGTTGCGCGATGTGGTAAGCGTGACCGTGTATCTCGCCGACGAAAAGGACTGGGGCACCTTCGACGCGGTATATCGTACGGTGTTCACGGCGCCGTTCCCCACACGCGCCGTGGTAGGTGCGTCGTTGCGCGGCATTCTGGTGGAGATCGCCGCCATTGCGGTGCTGCCTCAGGCCGTGCCACAGGCAGCCGGGTGA
- a CDS encoding alanine racemase: MGTYLEQLETPVPIVDLDRLTTNLDRMAAYVTLHGLQVRPHVKTHKSPRIAAEQLRLGAVGLTCATLHEAEVMSEVCDDLLIAYPPVGAARLERLMRLPDHVRVRVAADDPASLDALGVAAKLGRRIVDVLVEVDLGMHRVGATSPAKALAVAQQVERASALRFAGLQFYPGHIRAHVDEQAPLLRQLSQDLAQYIEVLTDAGLAPPTVSGGSTPAAWRMHEIAGVTEVRPGTYVYNDRTTAQIGACDWEDCALTVLATVISTTVKGQVVIDAGTKALGREPLRAEGEGYGAVLEHPDVVVSRMSEEHGILDLSKSSWRPRLGEQVRIVPNHVCIVVHQFDEIIGVRGHVVETRWPVAARGRASNQTLESPAGRPRAV, encoded by the coding sequence GTGGGAACATATCTCGAGCAGCTCGAGACGCCGGTACCGATCGTTGATCTCGATCGGCTCACGACCAATCTGGACCGGATGGCGGCCTACGTCACCCTCCACGGTCTGCAAGTGCGTCCGCACGTCAAGACGCACAAGTCGCCACGCATTGCCGCCGAGCAGTTGCGACTGGGCGCGGTGGGCCTCACCTGCGCCACGCTGCACGAGGCGGAAGTCATGAGTGAGGTCTGCGACGACCTGCTGATCGCCTATCCCCCCGTGGGGGCCGCGCGCCTGGAGCGGCTCATGCGTCTGCCCGACCATGTGCGGGTGCGCGTGGCGGCAGACGATCCGGCCTCATTGGACGCGCTGGGCGTGGCCGCCAAACTCGGACGCCGCATTGTCGATGTGCTGGTGGAAGTGGACCTCGGCATGCACCGCGTGGGCGCCACCTCGCCAGCCAAGGCCCTGGCGGTGGCGCAACAGGTGGAGCGGGCTTCGGCGCTGCGTTTTGCGGGGCTGCAGTTCTATCCGGGCCACATTCGCGCGCATGTCGATGAGCAGGCGCCGCTGCTGCGGCAATTGTCGCAGGATCTCGCGCAGTACATCGAGGTACTCACCGACGCCGGTCTCGCGCCGCCCACGGTGAGTGGTGGCTCGACTCCGGCTGCGTGGCGCATGCACGAAATTGCCGGCGTCACCGAGGTCCGTCCTGGCACCTACGTGTACAATGACCGCACGACGGCGCAGATCGGGGCCTGTGACTGGGAAGACTGTGCGCTCACCGTGCTGGCCACGGTCATCAGCACGACGGTCAAGGGTCAGGTGGTCATCGATGCCGGCACCAAGGCGCTTGGGCGCGAGCCACTGCGCGCCGAAGGCGAGGGCTACGGCGCGGTGCTCGAGCATCCGGATGTCGTGGTCTCGCGCATGTCCGAAGAACACGGCATCCTCGACCTGTCCAAGTCCTCCTGGCGACCGCGTCTCGGCGAACAGGTGCGCATCGTGCCCAATCACGTGTGCATCGTGGTGCATCAGTTCGACGAAATCATTGGCGTGCGCGGGCATGTGGTGGAGACGCGCTGGCCGGTGGCCGCGCGCGGGCGCGCATCCAATCAGACGCTCGAATCGCCGGCCGGCCGTCCGCGGGCGGTTTGA
- a CDS encoding Y-family DNA polymerase, with the protein MTARRILLVDADAFFVAVARQVDPEGAGKAPLLIVGGRPGSRGVVCSASYECRAYGVRSAMPIQRALKLCPEATCVPVPRQACSARSRDIQAVLARFAPVVQASSIDEWYCDLGGTEALYGHEPLDVTAHRIRDAVFEATGLRVSIGGATSRLVAKMAVEVAKPKPGTGASGVHCVPPGTERAFLARFRLSDIPGVGPRFAERLARMGLVTVPDAQAWPEEALVQRLGERGGQWLARRVRGEDESVVSSRDRQKQVSRESTYGRNLEDDETIQRELLRLAVRVSADLRRQALRARTVTVKLRTPDFVTRTAQRSLTRFVDSERAVSRVASELLGQLRAGRGGPVRLLGIALSHFDDEDVPLPPALAQLGLFQDPKAAAAPEAVPDEAREQALTRALDRIRGRFGSDAILPARLLDRAPDTGPRVEE; encoded by the coding sequence ATGACGGCGCGTCGCATTCTGCTCGTGGACGCCGACGCGTTTTTTGTGGCCGTGGCGCGGCAGGTGGATCCGGAGGGCGCGGGCAAGGCGCCGCTGCTCATCGTGGGCGGGCGTCCGGGCTCCCGTGGCGTGGTCTGCTCGGCGTCGTACGAATGCCGCGCCTATGGTGTGCGCTCGGCCATGCCCATTCAGCGCGCCCTCAAACTCTGCCCGGAGGCCACGTGTGTGCCGGTGCCGCGTCAGGCCTGCAGCGCGCGCAGTCGAGACATCCAGGCCGTGCTGGCGCGCTTTGCGCCGGTCGTGCAGGCCTCGAGCATCGACGAGTGGTACTGCGACCTGGGCGGCACGGAGGCGCTCTACGGCCACGAGCCGCTCGATGTCACGGCGCATCGCATTCGGGACGCCGTGTTCGAGGCCACGGGGCTGCGGGTGTCCATCGGCGGCGCCACCTCCCGTCTGGTGGCCAAGATGGCCGTCGAGGTGGCCAAGCCCAAGCCGGGAACGGGCGCCAGCGGCGTGCACTGCGTGCCTCCGGGCACGGAAAGGGCCTTTCTGGCCCGTTTCCGCCTGTCGGACATCCCGGGAGTCGGTCCGCGCTTCGCGGAGCGTCTGGCGCGCATGGGGCTGGTCACGGTGCCCGATGCCCAGGCCTGGCCCGAGGAAGCCCTGGTCCAGCGCCTGGGAGAGCGCGGCGGGCAGTGGCTGGCCCGCCGGGTCCGCGGCGAGGACGAGAGTGTGGTGTCGTCGCGCGATCGGCAGAAGCAGGTGAGCCGAGAGAGCACGTATGGCCGCAATCTGGAGGACGACGAAACCATACAGCGCGAGTTGCTGCGGCTGGCGGTGCGGGTCAGCGCCGACCTGCGGCGTCAGGCGCTACGGGCGCGCACGGTTACCGTCAAGCTGCGCACCCCCGACTTCGTGACCCGTACGGCGCAGCGCTCGCTGACCCGTTTTGTGGACTCCGAACGGGCCGTGTCTCGGGTGGCCAGCGAATTGCTGGGCCAGTTGCGCGCCGGACGGGGTGGGCCGGTGCGTCTCCTGGGGATTGCCCTGTCCCACTTTGACGACGAAGACGTCCCGCTGCCGCCAGCCCTGGCCCAGTTGGGCCTCTTTCAGGACCCGAAGGCCGCCGCCGCCCCGGAGGCGGTGCCTGACGAGGCCAGGGAGCAGGCGCTGACCCGGGCACTGGACCGCATCCGCGGGCGTTTTGGCAGCGATGCCATTCTTCCCGCCCGTCTGTTGGACCGGGCGCCCGATACCGGGCCAAGGGTGGAAGAATGA
- a CDS encoding sensor histidine kinase has protein sequence MTDSHSHAALAAVVNIASDAIIALDDNFRIVRFNRGAEQIFGWMEAEMLGQALDRLLPMASRAVHRGHMRTFAEGPSDARTMADRRQIAGLRKNGEQFPAEASIARVTINGERTFMVTLRDVSERRRWEERQKLLATAGWVLAASLDVESTMATIAELPVPLLGDWSLLELLTPDGAIRRAAATHMDPHRHEDTAALVMRHAEPVPDEPRIASGARVAHEMEAQRVTDMGAWLQANFPDAESRARAESLGASAVLLVPLRAGGRAIGALHLVRTRPGASHAIDEMHVGDQFAGLAALALENARLYQESRRAVRERDEMLAIVSHDLRNPVNAIVMLTGAVLGRDTDDVQDDVPLMARDEVEAIRAAARQADGLIQDLQDVTRISAGRLRVEQRPVMLANLLKESADLFEPVIADAGLTLVRDIDRPFPQLLSDRQRLQQVLSNLLGNAVRFTPSGGRIVLSATLHDDAVRVAVSDTGPGVAPDDVPRLFERYWQAPRLLRAGSGLGLYIAKGIVEAHGGEIGVDSEPGKGATFWFTLPVR, from the coding sequence ATGACCGATTCGCACTCGCATGCAGCGCTCGCGGCCGTCGTCAATATCGCATCCGACGCCATCATCGCGCTGGACGACAATTTCCGCATCGTGCGGTTCAACCGCGGTGCGGAACAGATTTTCGGCTGGATGGAGGCCGAGATGCTGGGGCAGGCGCTCGATCGCCTGCTGCCCATGGCCTCCCGCGCGGTACATCGTGGCCACATGCGCACGTTCGCCGAGGGGCCCAGCGACGCACGCACGATGGCTGATCGTCGGCAGATTGCCGGGCTGCGCAAGAACGGCGAGCAGTTTCCCGCCGAGGCGTCCATTGCGCGCGTGACGATCAACGGCGAGCGCACGTTCATGGTCACGCTGCGTGATGTAAGTGAGCGCCGCCGCTGGGAGGAAAGGCAGAAGTTGCTGGCTACGGCAGGATGGGTGCTGGCCGCCTCGCTCGACGTGGAGTCCACCATGGCCACGATTGCCGAACTGCCGGTGCCGCTGCTGGGCGACTGGAGCCTGCTGGAGCTGCTCACACCCGATGGGGCCATCAGGCGTGCCGCCGCCACGCACATGGATCCACATCGCCACGAGGACACGGCGGCGCTGGTCATGCGTCATGCCGAGCCCGTGCCCGATGAGCCGCGCATTGCCAGCGGCGCGCGGGTCGCGCACGAAATGGAAGCGCAGCGGGTCACCGACATGGGCGCGTGGTTGCAGGCCAACTTCCCGGACGCCGAATCGCGCGCGCGCGCCGAGTCACTGGGCGCGAGTGCGGTGTTGCTCGTGCCGTTGCGTGCGGGGGGGCGCGCCATCGGCGCGCTCCACCTCGTGCGCACCAGGCCTGGCGCGTCGCACGCCATCGACGAAATGCATGTGGGCGATCAGTTCGCCGGACTGGCGGCGCTCGCCTTGGAGAACGCGCGGCTGTATCAGGAGTCGCGACGCGCGGTGCGGGAGCGCGACGAAATGCTGGCCATCGTGTCGCATGATCTCCGCAACCCGGTGAACGCGATTGTGATGCTCACCGGCGCGGTGCTCGGCCGCGACACCGATGACGTGCAGGACGACGTGCCACTCATGGCGCGCGATGAGGTGGAAGCGATTCGCGCGGCCGCCCGTCAGGCGGACGGGCTCATTCAGGATCTGCAGGATGTCACGCGCATTTCGGCGGGTCGACTGCGCGTGGAACAGCGTCCGGTGATGCTGGCCAACCTGCTCAAGGAATCGGCCGATCTGTTCGAGCCGGTCATCGCCGATGCCGGGCTCACGCTGGTGCGCGATATCGACCGACCGTTCCCGCAGTTGCTCTCTGACCGGCAGCGGCTGCAGCAGGTGTTGTCGAACCTGCTGGGCAACGCGGTGCGCTTCACGCCATCAGGTGGACGCATTGTGCTGTCGGCCACGCTGCACGATGACGCGGTGCGGGTCGCGGTGAGTGACACGGGACCTGGGGTGGCGCCCGACGACGTGCCGCGCCTGTTCGAACGCTACTGGCAGGCGCCGCGGCTGTTGCGTGCGGGCTCGGGGCTCGGGCTGTATATCGCCAAGGGCATTGTCGAGGCGCACGGCGGCGAGATCGGGGTGGATTCGGAGCCGGGGAAGGGGGCGACGTTCTGGTTTACGTTGCCGGTGAGGTAG
- a CDS encoding heavy metal translocating P-type ATPase: MPRSILRGLSPLPPAALAFLLVGGVLWMLDRGSAWSHHIWLAGLVLTGLPVAWRTLRGMLRGEFAADVVAMLAIVGAVLLDQPLAGLVVVLMQTGGEALDAYAVARASDAVEALEADAPRTAHRLVNGRVQDIAAEDIALDDVLLVRPGELVPADGVVTDGSSHVDTSRLTGEPVPRRVGAGAQLQSGFVNQEGALQMRALRRSQDSQYAQIVELVRRAQGSKSPLQRTADRWAVWFTPLTLLVCVVAWWVSRDWSRVLAVLVVATPCPLILAAPVAIIGGINRAARRSIIVRSGAALEGLARVNMPVFDKTGTLTIGQPRVTHVQVSEGADTLLALSRVGAVEQGSGHLLARVLVHEAETRGAPLRVASALVETPGRGVQGVVDGIVVAVGALPYVREQFAAHHEVLARLDTLDDGADGLRAWAGMSDGAVARIQFADTLREDLAPMFRELAELGFAPALLLSGDKAVNVQAIARAVGIAEAEGDLTAEDKVRRVAALEAAGHRVLMVGDGTNDAPALSTATVGVALAGHGGGVVAEAADVVLLIDDPTRIPEAVRIGRHALGIARQSIFVGLGLSLVGMLFAAAGMLHPVAGALVQEAIDVAVILNALRAARAPGTAGA; this comes from the coding sequence ATGCCACGATCCATTTTACGAGGTCTGTCTCCGCTTCCGCCAGCCGCGCTCGCCTTTCTGCTCGTGGGCGGCGTGCTGTGGATGCTGGACCGCGGCAGCGCGTGGAGCCACCACATCTGGTTGGCTGGCCTGGTGCTCACCGGCCTGCCGGTGGCCTGGCGCACGCTGCGTGGCATGCTGCGCGGCGAGTTTGCGGCCGATGTGGTGGCCATGCTCGCCATTGTCGGTGCCGTGCTGCTGGACCAACCACTGGCGGGTCTGGTGGTGGTACTCATGCAGACGGGGGGCGAGGCGCTGGATGCCTACGCCGTGGCGCGCGCGTCGGACGCCGTGGAAGCGCTGGAAGCCGATGCGCCGCGAACCGCACACCGGCTGGTGAACGGTCGTGTGCAGGACATTGCCGCTGAAGACATCGCGCTGGACGATGTGCTGCTCGTGCGGCCCGGTGAGTTGGTGCCCGCCGACGGCGTGGTGACCGATGGGTCGTCGCATGTCGACACGTCGCGACTCACGGGCGAGCCCGTGCCGCGGCGTGTGGGCGCGGGTGCGCAACTGCAGTCGGGGTTCGTCAATCAGGAAGGCGCGCTGCAGATGCGCGCGCTGCGCCGATCGCAGGACAGCCAGTACGCGCAGATCGTGGAGCTCGTGCGCCGCGCGCAGGGATCCAAGAGTCCGCTGCAGCGCACGGCGGATCGCTGGGCGGTGTGGTTTACGCCGCTCACGCTGCTGGTGTGCGTGGTGGCGTGGTGGGTATCACGCGATTGGTCGCGCGTGCTGGCCGTGCTCGTGGTGGCCACGCCCTGCCCGCTCATTCTGGCGGCGCCGGTGGCCATCATTGGTGGCATCAACCGCGCCGCGCGGCGTTCCATCATCGTGCGCAGTGGCGCGGCGCTCGAGGGCCTGGCACGCGTGAACATGCCGGTATTCGACAAGACGGGCACGCTGACCATCGGGCAGCCTCGTGTTACGCATGTGCAGGTGAGCGAAGGCGCTGACACCTTGCTGGCCCTTTCGCGCGTGGGGGCCGTGGAACAAGGCTCAGGGCACTTGCTGGCGCGGGTGCTGGTGCACGAAGCCGAGACGCGCGGCGCGCCGCTGCGTGTGGCAAGTGCGTTGGTGGAAACACCGGGGCGCGGCGTACAGGGCGTGGTTGACGGCATCGTGGTGGCCGTGGGGGCGCTGCCCTACGTGCGCGAACAGTTTGCGGCGCATCACGAGGTGCTGGCGCGACTCGATACGCTGGATGACGGAGCGGACGGATTGCGGGCCTGGGCCGGCATGTCCGACGGCGCGGTGGCGCGCATTCAGTTTGCAGATACGCTGCGCGAGGATTTGGCGCCGATGTTTCGTGAACTCGCGGAGCTGGGCTTTGCGCCCGCGCTGCTGTTGAGTGGTGACAAGGCGGTCAACGTGCAGGCCATCGCGCGCGCGGTGGGTATCGCCGAAGCCGAGGGCGATCTCACGGCGGAGGACAAGGTGCGGCGTGTGGCTGCGCTCGAGGCCGCGGGCCATCGGGTGCTGATGGTTGGCGACGGCACCAACGATGCACCGGCGCTGTCAACGGCCACGGTGGGCGTGGCACTCGCCGGCCACGGCGGTGGTGTGGTGGCCGAGGCGGCTGATGTCGTGCTGCTCATTGATGATCCCACGCGTATTCCGGAGGCGGTGCGCATTGGCCGGCACGCGCTGGGCATCGCGCGTCAATCGATCTTTGTGGGCCTTGGCCTGTCGCTGGTAGGCATGCTGTTCGCCGCAGCGGGCATGCTGCATCCGGTGGCGGGTGCGCTGGTGCAGGAGGCCATTGATGTGGCGGTCATTCTCAATGCGCTACGGGCGGCGCGGGCGCCGGGAACTGCGGGAGCCTGA
- a CDS encoding PEP-CTERM sorting domain-containing protein, translating to MLKKLVIAAAFTVWSQTAAAQGSMFYTGEIVDLGNGFGSQSVIVTFKGKGNSTTEGGCVGWGNSTTNCGVADNGVSLGPSQGSFRSFSEFVNLQGSTFRLILNGNEPGSDGDLNILSLNLRLWADATTFVQFDLIEDDKGTYTGGQGLGALGLVFGISQSSWGLFDNFIAANPNGGLGAGGTFSDIAGGPEYLAATIVTTQQVPEPASLGLLAAGLAGLGFVARRRKA from the coding sequence ATGCTCAAGAAACTCGTTATCGCAGCTGCTTTCACCGTTTGGTCGCAGACTGCCGCCGCGCAAGGATCGATGTTCTACACAGGCGAGATCGTTGATCTCGGAAACGGTTTTGGGAGTCAGTCGGTCATTGTCACCTTCAAGGGTAAGGGAAACAGCACGACCGAAGGGGGTTGCGTAGGCTGGGGCAACTCGACCACCAATTGTGGCGTGGCTGACAACGGTGTGAGCCTTGGCCCTTCTCAGGGCTCGTTCCGCTCATTCTCGGAGTTTGTCAACTTGCAGGGCTCCACCTTCAGGCTAATCCTGAACGGCAATGAGCCGGGCAGTGATGGCGATCTGAACATTTTGTCTCTCAACCTCCGGCTGTGGGCTGATGCCACAACCTTTGTTCAGTTCGACCTGATCGAAGACGATAAGGGTACGTACACCGGTGGACAGGGCCTTGGCGCGCTTGGACTCGTCTTTGGAATTTCGCAGTCCTCCTGGGGCCTCTTCGACAACTTCATCGCGGCAAACCCGAACGGTGGACTTGGTGCTGGCGGAACCTTTTCTGACATCGCTGGCGGACCGGAGTATCTCGCTGCCACAATCGTAACGACTCAGCAGGTCCCCGAACCCGCGTCACTCGGCCTGCTCGCCGCCGGCCTCGCCGGCCTGGGCTTCGTTGCCCGCCGCCGCAAGGCCTGA
- a CDS encoding GGDEF domain-containing protein, translating into MASAEQSLGLVLDALGGILTALSRYPLDLPDRSGEDTSRELTRWHRHATLGFPLDEHERGSAAVHERDWTGVVRAVTDQRRDEHRYVSASISELRDALWACVETVHNAVKVDHHADQTTEEQMERAKGALKRMQTGTIKQEVLGAVLAIESALQERREQQQEQYVSLATKLDRLGKQLEEARRESTTDALTGLGNRKLFDVMAPRALQMFSLGRQPVVLLMVDMDKLKLVNDMYGHQAGDQAIQNLGKALGKTFLRQSDVLCRLGGDEFAAILHNTDWKMAQTLARRLQEQLAAMPAPHPAMEFSVGASVGVAQLEIHEDVEEWVARADKALYKAKQNGRERVCIAEGLVPLV; encoded by the coding sequence TTGGCATCTGCCGAGCAGAGTCTTGGCCTGGTACTCGATGCCTTGGGTGGAATTCTCACCGCCCTCTCCCGCTACCCTCTGGATCTGCCCGATCGATCGGGCGAGGACACGTCGCGTGAGCTGACCCGCTGGCATCGCCATGCCACGCTGGGCTTCCCGCTGGACGAGCACGAGCGCGGATCGGCCGCCGTGCATGAGCGCGATTGGACGGGTGTGGTGCGGGCGGTGACGGATCAGCGCCGCGATGAACATCGGTATGTGAGCGCGAGCATCAGTGAGTTGCGCGATGCCCTGTGGGCCTGCGTGGAGACGGTGCACAATGCGGTGAAGGTCGATCACCATGCCGACCAGACCACCGAAGAACAGATGGAGCGGGCCAAGGGCGCGCTCAAGCGTATGCAGACGGGCACCATCAAGCAGGAAGTGCTGGGCGCCGTGCTGGCCATTGAAAGCGCACTGCAGGAGCGCCGTGAGCAGCAGCAGGAACAGTACGTGAGTTTGGCCACCAAGCTCGACCGACTGGGCAAGCAGCTCGAAGAGGCGCGGCGCGAAAGCACCACCGATGCGCTCACCGGGCTTGGCAACCGCAAGCTGTTCGATGTGATGGCGCCACGTGCGCTGCAGATGTTCTCGCTGGGCCGTCAGCCCGTGGTGCTGCTGATGGTGGACATGGACAAGCTCAAGCTCGTCAACGACATGTACGGGCATCAGGCGGGCGACCAGGCCATCCAGAATCTGGGCAAGGCACTGGGCAAGACCTTCCTGCGTCAGAGCGACGTGTTGTGCCGACTGGGCGGCGACGAGTTTGCGGCCATTCTGCACAACACCGACTGGAAGATGGCGCAGACCTTGGCGCGTCGGCTGCAGGAGCAGCTGGCGGCCATGCCGGCGCCGCATCCGGCGATGGAGTTCTCGGTGGGCGCGAGCGTGGGCGTGGCCCAGCTCGAGATCCACGAGGATGTGGAGGAGTGGGTGGCGCGGGCGGACAAGGCCCTGTACAAGGCCAAGCAGAACGGGCGCGAGCGGGTGTGCATCGCGGAGGGGTTGGTGCCGCTGGTGTGA